The following are encoded in a window of Rosa chinensis cultivar Old Blush chromosome 4, RchiOBHm-V2, whole genome shotgun sequence genomic DNA:
- the LOC112197463 gene encoding alpha-xylosidase 1 — MWSSTTTLCLCSLLLVLLLCSSGANSYTNPKIIGKGYRLISIEETPDGGILGHLQLKQKSKTYGPDIPLLQLFVKHETDQRLRVHITDAQKQRWEVPYNLLPREQPPSLKQTIGRSKDPITVSEYSSSELVFSYTADPFGFAVKRKSDKQVLFNTSSDSSDPYGEMVFKDQYLEISTKLPKDASLYGLGENSQPHGIKLFPNEPYTLYTTDVSAINLNTDLYGSHPVYMDLRNVGGEAYAHAVLLLNSNGMDVFYRGNSLTYKAIGGVFDFYFFSGTSPLAVVDQYTSFIGRPAPMPYWSLGFHQCRWGYHNLSVVEDVVANYEKAQIPLDVMWTDDDHMDVRKDFTLSAMNFPRPKLLAFLDKIHKIGMKYVVIVDPGIGVNSTYGVYQRGLANDVFIKYDNEPYLAQVWPGAVNFPDFLNPKTVSWWSDEIKRFHELVPVDGLWIDMNEASNFCSGKCTIPKGTTCPTPGIPGWICCLDCKNITKTRWDDPPYKINASGLQVPLGFKTIATSAYHYNGVLEYDAHSLYGFSQTIATHQGLQGIAGKRPFILTRSTYVGSGKYAAHWTGDNKGTWEDLKISISTVLNFGIFGVPMVGADICGFYPAPTEELCNRWIEVGAFYPFSRDHANFASPRQELYQWESVAESARNALGMRYKLLPYLYTLTYLAHISGAPIARPLFFSFPTYTECYGLSTQFLLGSGLLISPVVEEGKSEVKALFPPGSWYSLFDMTQAVNSKGQYVTLDAPLHVVNVHLYQNIILPMQQGGTVSKEARKTPFSLVVTFPAGASNATAKGNIFIDDDELPEMKLGSGYSTYVDLYATVSQGYVKVWSEVQEGKFALDQGLIVEKVSVLGLDGTGGASALEVDGTTVTSVSKIELSTLEQEYQEEVEDGENKTKIVMVQVSGLSLPVGKNFAMSWKMSAKG; from the exons ATGTGGTCTTCTACCACCACACTATGCCTCTGCTCCCTTCTACTAGTTTTACTTCTCTGTTCCTCCGGTGCAAACTCTTACACCAACCCCAAGATCATCGGCAAAGGCTACCGTCTCATCTCCATTGAAGAAACCCCCGACGGCGGTATTCTCGGCCACCTCCAGCTCAAACAGAAGTCCAAAACCTACGGCCCCGACATCCCACTCTTACAGCTCTTTGTCAA GCACGAGACGGATCAACGGCTGAGGGTCCACATTACTGATGCTCAGAAGCAGCGGTGGGAGGTGCCGTACAACCTCTTACCCAGAGAGCAGCCTCCGTCGCTGAAGCAGACCATTGGGAGGTCAAAGGATCCCATAACAGTCTCCGAGTACTCAAGCTCGGAGCTCGTCTTCAGCTACACCGCAGACCCGTTCGGGTTTGCGGTGAAGCGAAAGTCAGACAAGCAAGTACTGTTCAACACCAGCTCTGATTCTTCAGACCCTTATGGGGAGATGGTGTTCAAGGACCAGTATCTTGAGATCTCCACAAAACTTCCCAAAGATGCATCCCTCTATGGGTTGGGAGAGAACTCCCAGCCCCATGGGATCAAGCTCTTCCCAAATGAACCTTATACCCTCTACACCACTGATGTCTCTGCTATCAATCTCAACACTGATTTGTATGGCTCCCACCCAGTTTACATGGATCTGAGGAATGTGGGTGGTGAGGCTTATGCTCATGCTGTTCTGTTGCTCAACAGTAATGGCATGGATGTGTTTTACAGAGGCAATTCTTTGACATATAAGGCCATTGGGGGTGTCTTTGATTTCTACTTCTTTTCTGGGACTAGTCCACTGGCTGTGGTTGACCAGTACACTTCTTTCATTGGCAGACCAGCTCCAATGCCTTACTGGTCTCTAG GATTCCACCAATGCAGATGGGGTTACCACAATTTATCAGTGGTTGAAGatgttgttgctaattatgaAAAGGCTCAAATCCCTCTAGATGTCATGTGGACTGATGATGATCACATGGATGTGCGCAAAGACTTCACTCTCAGCGCCATGAACTTCCCCCGGCCAAAGCTTCTGGCATTCCTAGACAAAATTCATAAGATTGGCATGAAGTACGTTGTCATTGTCGATCCTGGAATTGGTGTTAATAGCACGTATGGTGTGTACCAAAGAGGTCTTGCTAATGATGTCTTCATCAAGTATGATAATGAACCTTACTTGGCCCAGGTTTGGCCAGGGGCTGTAAACTTCCCTGACTTTCTCAATCCAAAAACTGTTTCATGGTGGAGTGATGAGATCAAGCGCTTTCATGAACTTGTCCCTGTTGATGGGTTATGGATTGACATGAACGAGGCTTCAAATTTCTGTTCTGGGAAATGCACAATTCCAAAGGGGACGACGTGCCCTACTCCTGGTATACCTGGCTGGATATGTTGCTTGGATTGTAAGAACATTACAAAGACGAGATGGGATGATCCACCTTACAAGATAAATGCTTCAGGGTTGCAAGTCCCCTTAGGGTTCAAAACCATTGCCACTAGTGCATATCATTACAATGGCGTTTTGGAGTACGATGCTCACAGTCTGTATGGTTTTTCCCAAACCATTGCAACTCATCAAGGTCTTCAAGGGATTGCAGGCAAGAGGCCGTTCATATTAACCCGCTCCACTTATGTTGGTTCAGGCAAGTATGCTGCACATTGGACAGGTGATAATAAGGGAACTTGGGAGGATTTGAAGATATCAATCTCTACTGTCCTCAATTTTGGAATATTTGGGGTGCCGATGGTTGGCGCAGATATATGTGGCTTCTATCCAGCACCCACTGAGGAGCTTTGCAATCGTTGGATTGAAGTAGGTGCTTTCTACCCCTTTTCAAGGGATCATGCAAACTTTGCTTCCCCAAGGCAAGAGCTTTATCAGTGGGAGTCGGTAGCTGAGTCTGCTAGAAATGCTCTTGGTATGAGGTATAAGCTCCTTCCTTATCTCTACACTTTGACCTATTTAGCTCATATCAGTGGAGCTCCAATTGCAAGGCCACTTTTCTTCTCATTCCCAACATATACTGAATGCTATGGCTTGAGTACTCAATTCTTGCTAGGGAGTGGTCTTCTGATCTCTCCAGTTGTTGAGGAAGGAAAATCTGAGGTTAAGGCATTGTTTCCCCCTGGAAGCTGGTACAGTTTATTTGATATGACACAGGCTGTTAATTCAAAGGGACAGTATGTTACACTTGATGCACCTTTGCATGTGGTTAATGTACATTTGTATCAGAACATTATTCTACCAATGCAGCAGGGTGGAACCGTGTCTAAAGAAGCGAGAAAGACTCCTTTTAGCCTCGTAGTAACCTTCCCAGCTGGGGCAAGCAATGCAACAGCGAAGGGGAACATTTTCATTGATGACGATGAGCTCCCAGAAATGAAACTCGGAAGTGGCTACTCCACATATGTTGATCTCTATGCAACTGTAAGTCAAGGATATGTGAAAGTATGGTCAGAAGTTCAGGAGGGAAAATTTGCTCTAGACCAAGGTTTGATTGTTGAGAAGGTGAGCGTGCTGGGATTGGATGGAACTGGAGGAGCATCAGCTCTTGAGGTTGATGGAACCACAGTGACTAGTGTTTCGAAGATAGAGCTGAGCACATTGGAGCAGGAGTACCAAGAGGAGGTGGAAGATGGAGAGAACAAGACCAAGATTGTAATGGTCCAGGTCAGTGGTCTATCACTTCCTGTGGGGAAGAACTTTGCCATGTCCTGGAAAATGAGTGCCAAAGGTTGA
- the LOC112199666 gene encoding uncharacterized protein LOC112199666 codes for MDLQANSRSSTARSGRNKEKQPSHTWTPIEDVALVEALTELCVSGVWKVDNGFKAGYLGQLEKIIEQKLPNCGLKANPHIESRVKTLKKQTLAISDMIANSSGFSWDHENKMVVCEKQVYDDWVKVHKEAKGLRLKPFIHYDSLVEAFGRDRANGLGAEGPAEADENVNNDNEFVDLEGPAEAENIVPTPATRTTSSASNSTRTRKRARDAYAQCLGDMASTLLSFVDVTKTHLETMKEVLLNDHAASTKRGKLVEELMKIEGLNDYDVLEAAAIIIGDDSKIELLFSLPDNLKRYKLLNQ; via the exons ATGGATTTGCAAGCAAACTCAAGATCCTCAACTGCTAGAAGTGGAAGAAATAAAGAGAAGCAACCATCACACACCTGGACCCCTATTGAAGATGTAGCTCTAGTTGAGGCTTTGACTGAACTTTGTGTTTCTGGGGTATGGAAGGTTGACAATGGATTCAAGGCAGGATATTTGGGACAACTAGAAAAAATTATAGAGCAAAAGCTACCAAATTGTGGATTAAAGGCGAATCCCCACATTGAGTCTCGTGTTAAGACACTAAAGAAACAAACACTTGCAATCTCTGACATGATTGCTAACTCCAGTGGCTTCTCATGGGACCATGAAAATAAAATGGTTGTTTGTGAAAAACAAGTTTATGACGATTGGGTTAAG GTTCACAAGGAAGCCAAAGGACTAAGACTTAAACCATTCATTCATTATGATAGTTTGGTGGAAGCTTTTGGGAGAGATAGAGCCAATGGGTTAGGAGCTGAAGGACCTGCAGAAGCTGATGAAAATGTGAATAATGATAATGAATTTGTTGATCTTGAAGGACCTGCAGAAGCTGAAAATATTGTTCCTACACCTGCTACTCGTACAACTTCCTCTGCTTCTAATTCAACTCGGACTAGAAAGCGAGCAAGGGACGCTTATGCTCAATGCTTGGGAGACATGGCTAGCACACTTCTCTCCTTTGTGGATGTGACCAAGACACACTTGGAGACTATGAAAGAAGTACTTTTGAATGACCATGCAGCATCTACAAAAAGAGGTAAACTTGTCGAAGAGCTTATGAAAATTGAAGGTTTGAATGATTATGATGTGCTTGAGGCTGCTGCTATAATTATTGGCGATGACTCCAAAATTGAGCTCTTGTTTAGCTTACCTGACAATTTGAAGAGGTACAAGCTTCTGAACCAGTAG
- the LOC112198030 gene encoding protein NIM1-INTERACTING 2, with the protein MEAEKRKQAGNDVVSGRHKHKKARDETTVNEDEVQEFFAIIKRIHVAINYFKSANGGGSKYVDGELRAMIESNEEADGVKGMAKTTKEEDVGFDLNAEPDPEFDLS; encoded by the coding sequence aTGGAGGCAGAGAAGAGAAAGCAGGCCGGCAACGACGTCGTTTCGGGGAGGCACAAGCATAAGAAGGCGCGGGATGAAACGACAGTGAACGAGGACGAGGTTCAGGAGTTCTTCGCTATCATCAAGCGCATACACGTGGCAATCAACTACTTTAAGAGCGCTAACGGCGGTGGAAGTAAATATGTGGACGGAGAGTTGAGGGCAATGATCGAGAGTAACGAGGAGGCGGACGGCGTCAAAGGGATGGCCAAGACTACGAAGGAGGAGGATGTGGGGTTCGATTTGAACGCGGAACCGGACCCGGAATTTGATCTGAGTTAA
- the LOC112199667 gene encoding protein NIM1-INTERACTING 2, translating to MDAEKRKRDDEGEIDGKRAKSEDDNGAVVTEEEVEEFFTIIRRIHVAARQFGKPEGAAGPKLTTTSEKLRLSFEARDFEEEKRPEADSGLDLNSDPPSEES from the coding sequence ATGGATGCAGAAAAGCGAAAGCGCGACGATGAGGGCGAAATTGACGGGAAGAGAGCGAAATCGGAGGACGATAACGGCGCGGTGGTGacggaggaggaggtggaggagtTCTTTACCATAATCAGGAGGATACACGTGGCGGCCAGGCAGTTTGGGAAACCGGAAGGAGCAGCCGGCCCTAAGTTGACGACGACATCAGAGAAATTGAGGCTCTCTTTCGAAGCAAGAGACTTTGAGGAAGAGAAAAGGCCGGAGGCGGATTCGGGTTTGGATCTCAATTCGGATCCTCCATCGGAAGAAAGCTAA
- the LOC121052879 gene encoding uncharacterized protein LOC121052879, giving the protein MDRVKVQLGFHNAFAVKCKILRNPNVRVSRAGGLCLLWREDIKVSHSTYSDNHIDVLVGNVSDINRWRFTGQEIKVCLDRFMATQEWTDIFSVSRVTNLKPSKSDHLPILLERCEKRLGRRRGRDPFQTVCLKIEHTRQALWEWSKHKFGNLKAEIERTRAKLAVYFDKSLSAYPEEERDMNTQFFHQRASNRKRRNEMKGLFNNEGVWCTEDTELEKIVLDYFGNLFTTSHPTNMELFTNLFPQVISNEMNMELVKEFEESEVLKALKQMHPLKAPGPDGFSPIFYQCYWSVVGRDVTAAALLHEL; this is encoded by the exons ATGGATCGTGTAAAAGTTCAATTGGGTTTCCACAATGCATTCGCGGTAAAGTGTAAGATTTTGAGAAACCCTAATGTGAGGGTGTCAAGAGCAGGAGGCTTGTGCTTACTATGGAGAGAGGATATTAAGGTGTCCCATAGCACCTACTCGGATAACCATATTGATGTCCTTGTTGGAAATGTGAGTGACATAAACCGTTGGAGGTTTACAG GACAAGAAATCAAGGTATGTCTGGATCGCTTCATGGCTACCCAGGAATGGACGGACATTTTCTCGGTGTCCCGGGTTACCAACTTGAAACCTTCAAAGTCAGATCACCTTCCGATTCTGTTGGAG CGTTGTGAAAAGAGGTTGGGAAGACGTAGAGGCAGAGATCCTTTTCAAACTGTTTGTTTAAAGATTGAGCACACTAGACAAGCTTTGTGGGAATGGAGCAAGCATAAGTTTGGTAATTTGAAGGCTGAGATTGAGCGCACAAGGGCAAAATTGGCTGTGTATTTTGATAAATCATTGTCTGCATACCCTGAAGAGGAAC GTGACATGAATACTCAGTTTTTTCACCAAAGAGCTAGCAACAGGAAGAGAAGGAATGAGATGAAGGGACTATTCAATAATGAAGGAGTTTGGTGCACGGAGGATACTGAGTTGGAAAAAATTGTGCTTGACTATTTTGGTAATTTGTTTACAACTAGTCACCCTACAAACATGGAGTTGTTTACTAATCTATTTCCACAAGTTATCTCAAATGAGATGAACATGGAGTTAGTTAAGGAGTTTGAAGAGAGTGAAGTACTCAAGGCGTTGAAACAAATGCATCCTTTGAAGGCCCCAGGTCCAGACGGTTTCTCCCCCATATTCTATCAATGCTATTGGTCAGTGGTGGGCAGGGATGTCACTGCCGCGGCGTTGCTTCATGAACTCTGA